Proteins encoded by one window of Aspergillus puulaauensis MK2 DNA, chromosome 4, nearly complete sequence:
- a CDS encoding fumarylacetoacetate hydrolase family protein (COG:Q;~EggNog:ENOG410PGFE;~InterPro:IPR011234,IPR036663;~PFAM:PF01557;~go_function: GO:0003824 - catalytic activity [Evidence IEA]), which yields MPSFSRLIRFLAKDGHIYYGDATLPVGVSDIATATKARVIHGDIFGRHHVTDQIAEVKLLLSPLARKDIKTVRCLGLNYEQHAKESNLPIPKYPVLFYKPVTSIAGPTDDIPISVIAQEGEGLDYECELVIVIGKEAKEVPENKALDYVLGYAVGNDVSHRDWQIKRGGGQWGLGKGFDGWAPFGPGIVSSELIRDPNALRISTKLNGREVQSSSTKDMIFNVAQTVSFLSQGTTLLPGDLIFTGTPQGVGMGRKPALWLRDKDQVEVSLEGVGSCVNNVVFDKPSARL from the exons ATGCCCTCTTTCTCG CGTCTTATTCGCTTCCTGGCCAAGGATGGCCACATTTACTACGGAGATGCCACTCTTCCTGTTGGCGTGAGTGACATTGCAACGGCTACCAAGGCAAGAGTTATCCATGGTGATATCTTCGGACGGCATCACGTCACCGACCAAATTGCCGAGGTGAAGCTGCTTCTGTCACCACTAGCAAGGAAAGACATCAAAACTGTCCGCTGTCTTGGCCTGAACTACGAACAACACGCGAAGGAATCAAaccttcccatccccaagtACCCCGTTCTCTTCTACAAGCCTGTTACCTCTATCGCTGGTCCAACCGATGATATCCCTATCTCTGTCATTGCtcaggaaggagaagggttGGATTACGAATGTGAGCTTGTCATTGTGATTGGGAAAGAGGCCAAGGAGGTTCCTGAGAACAAGGCGTTGGATTATGTTCTTGGCTATGCCGTTGGCAATGATGTTTCCCATCGCGATTGGCAAATTAAGCGCGGCGGTGGTCAGTGGGGACTTGGGAAGGGCTTTGATGGTTGGGCGCCTTTTGGACCTGGCATTGTGTCCTCAGAGCTGATTCGGGATCCTAATGCCCTGAGAATTTCGACCAAGTTGAACGGTCGTGAGGTTCAGTCTTCGTCAACCAAAGATATGATATTTAACGTCGCACAGACAGTTTCTTTTCTGTCTCAAGGCACTACTCTGTTGCCGGGTGATCTGATCTTCACTGGAAC CCCTCAAGGAGTAGGTATGGGCAGGAAGCCTGCGCTCTGGTTGAGAGATAAAGACCAGGTTGAAGTATCCCTCGAGGGAGTGGGTTCCTGCGTCAATAATGTAGTTTTTGACAAACCCTCTGCGAGACTCTAG